The Candidatus Kryptonium sp. genome contains a region encoding:
- the speD gene encoding adenosylmethionine decarboxylase, with the protein MKALGKHLLIELFNCDRKLLNDVNFVEKVLTKSAELAGATIVKTFFHTFNPHGVSGVVVIAESHLTIHTWPEYGYAAVDVFTCGDDVDPYVSYQYLREKFKAKSAYLMEVKRGISENITNAITKKITTGVLAGEK; encoded by the coding sequence TTGAAAGCGTTAGGGAAGCATCTTTTGATTGAGCTTTTCAATTGTGACCGAAAACTTCTAAACGATGTTAATTTTGTTGAGAAAGTTCTCACGAAGTCAGCAGAGCTTGCCGGCGCAACAATCGTGAAAACATTTTTTCATACTTTTAATCCCCACGGCGTAAGCGGGGTCGTCGTGATAGCTGAATCGCATCTTACAATTCACACCTGGCCAGAGTATGGATACGCTGCCGTTGATGTCTTTACATGTGGGGATGATGTTGATCCGTATGTAAGCTATCAATATCTGAGAGAAAAATTTAAAGCGAAAAGCGCTTACCTTATGGAGGTAAAGCGCGGAATCTCGGAGAATATCACCAATGCGATTACAAAGAAAATAACTACAGGGGTTCTTGCAGGAGAAAAGTGA
- the speE gene encoding polyamine aminopropyltransferase, with amino-acid sequence MPNSKKDFWFTEYGPTNTAISLRVKYKLFEKETPYQKIEIFDSYDYGRVMALDGFIMITEKDEFIYHEMISHVPLFTHPKPSHVLVIGGGDGGAVREILKHEIVEKVELVEIDEEVVRASKIYFPQIASYLDDERVEIKIQDGIEFVKSRRGIYDVILIDSPDPIGPAVGLFEEEFYKNACASLNDSGILVAQSESPFIFPDLIKRVYSIFKNYFPIVYFYLANVPTYASGVISFIFGSKRFDPLRDFNPERVKNFGAPLKYYNEKIHIASFALPNFFTDLLK; translated from the coding sequence ATCCCAAATAGTAAGAAGGACTTTTGGTTTACTGAATACGGACCGACGAACACCGCTATTTCTTTAAGGGTGAAATACAAACTTTTTGAAAAAGAGACACCTTATCAAAAGATAGAGATTTTTGATTCTTATGATTATGGCCGAGTTATGGCTCTAGATGGCTTTATAATGATCACGGAAAAAGATGAGTTTATCTATCATGAGATGATTAGCCATGTGCCTTTGTTTACGCATCCAAAGCCAAGTCATGTGCTTGTAATTGGCGGTGGAGATGGTGGAGCTGTAAGAGAAATTTTAAAACATGAAATAGTTGAAAAGGTTGAACTCGTTGAAATAGATGAAGAGGTTGTAAGAGCCTCAAAAATTTATTTCCCGCAGATTGCTTCGTATCTTGATGATGAAAGAGTTGAAATAAAAATCCAAGATGGAATTGAGTTCGTAAAGTCAAGAAGGGGAATTTATGATGTTATTTTAATAGATTCCCCCGATCCAATTGGTCCAGCTGTTGGACTTTTTGAAGAAGAGTTTTATAAAAACGCATGTGCGTCTTTAAATGATTCTGGAATCCTTGTTGCTCAATCTGAATCACCTTTCATCTTTCCTGACTTGATTAAACGTGTTTATTCAATTTTTAAAAATTATTTCCCTATCGTTTATTTTTATCTTGCGAATGTGCCAACTTATGCGAGCGGAGTTATAAGCTTCATCTTTGGTTCAAAAAGATTTGATCCCTTGCGCGATTTTAATCCGGAAAGGGTTAAAAACTTCGGTGCACCGTTGAAATATTACAATGAAAAAATTCATATAGCTTCATTCGCCCTACCTAACTTTTTCACTGATTTGCTCAAATAG
- a CDS encoding DUF2851 family protein, whose translation MSSQRNIDEIYLHSVWLSHAGKMNYKTKNDDVIEVLEPGEINTSDGADFVNAKVRINGKIYRGDVEIHIKASDWKRHKHHLDDRYNTVVLHVVLYNDLNDEFVQTISGRKILIAEIEQKNEILKINAKRGDRIKCYEINKIVSTEEKIKWIKKLGLARLFFKARSISERLAEIIDENFFLISESPKDYFSTHQGYSLYQLSHRFVWDQLLYEKVMEGLGYSRNKLPFQNLARNLTLKFISEHSFAHSYEKQILKIQAFLFGASGLIDYFIKRKTDHETKLFLEEMQREWMSVRKFYYREILHHSAWKFSGVRPANSPIYKLAGASFLIWRFIHEDFYAKINEIILSNLSLNAKVQHLVNLFRVKSEGYWGNRYSFGRGSNIKTGYIIGSLKSKEIVVNAILPIMLTFSRIFRNSEIEKKVIEIYKNFPNLSGNWIITKLDEELFGGRFNLAGSGLTHQGGIQLYKFYCSNSLCDACAIGNKIFL comes from the coding sequence ATGTCAAGCCAGAGAAACATTGATGAAATATATCTTCATTCAGTTTGGCTTTCGCACGCTGGCAAAATGAACTATAAGACGAAAAATGATGATGTCATTGAAGTTCTTGAGCCAGGAGAAATCAACACAAGCGATGGAGCTGACTTCGTAAATGCGAAGGTTAGAATTAATGGTAAAATCTATAGAGGCGATGTTGAGATTCATATAAAAGCATCCGATTGGAAAAGACATAAACACCATCTTGATGATAGATATAACACCGTTGTCCTTCATGTAGTTTTGTATAACGATCTAAACGATGAGTTTGTGCAGACAATTTCGGGCAGAAAGATTTTGATAGCTGAAATTGAGCAAAAAAATGAAATCTTGAAGATAAATGCAAAAAGAGGTGATAGGATTAAATGCTATGAAATCAACAAGATAGTTTCAACAGAAGAAAAAATTAAATGGATAAAAAAGCTCGGGCTTGCGCGCTTATTTTTCAAAGCCAGGAGCATAAGTGAAAGATTAGCTGAAATCATTGATGAAAATTTCTTTTTGATCTCCGAATCACCAAAGGATTATTTCTCAACACATCAAGGTTATTCGCTTTATCAATTGTCTCATCGTTTTGTATGGGATCAGCTTTTGTATGAAAAAGTTATGGAAGGTCTTGGCTATTCAAGAAACAAATTACCTTTTCAAAATCTCGCGAGAAATTTAACTCTTAAATTTATCTCTGAACATTCGTTTGCACATTCTTATGAAAAGCAGATACTCAAAATTCAAGCGTTTTTGTTCGGGGCTTCCGGGTTAATTGATTATTTCATCAAGAGGAAAACCGATCATGAAACAAAACTTTTTCTTGAGGAGATGCAAAGGGAGTGGATGAGTGTTAGGAAATTTTACTATAGGGAGATCCTGCATCATTCGGCATGGAAATTTTCAGGTGTAAGACCGGCAAACTCACCTATCTATAAACTTGCTGGTGCCTCTTTTTTGATATGGCGCTTCATACATGAAGATTTTTACGCAAAGATAAATGAAATAATACTTTCAAACTTGAGCTTAAATGCGAAAGTTCAACATCTTGTTAATTTATTTCGTGTTAAGTCCGAAGGTTATTGGGGAAATCGGTATAGCTTCGGTCGTGGTAGCAACATTAAAACTGGCTACATTATCGGGAGTTTAAAATCTAAAGAGATAGTCGTGAACGCTATTTTGCCGATAATGCTTACTTTTTCAAGGATCTTCAGAAATAGTGAGATTGAGAAAAAAGTAATTGAGATTTACAAAAACTTTCCTAATCTTTCGGGGAATTGGATAATTACAAAACTTGACGAAGAACTTTTCGGAGGCAGATTTAATTTGGCAGGGTCGGGATTAACTCACCAAGGTGGAATTCAACTTTACAAATTTTATTGCTCTAATTCACTTTGCGATGCATGTGCTATAGGGAATAAAATTTTTCTTTGA
- a CDS encoding ABC transporter ATP-binding protein → MIEVINIIKYFDNRAVLDNISFSVKRGEICGYIGPNGAGKTTTIKILIGMLKPSGGIAYIDGINVVENPTAIKKIIGYVPESGGLFETLTPVEFLTFVGRIYQMNKTSIDKKINELMEIFEIHEYKNEPMLSFSKGMKQKVVLISALMHDPKILFLDEPLNGLDANAIQVFKEIIKKLAEIGRTIFYSSHLLDVIEKICDKLIIINRGKIIVTGTVEEILKITNVSDLNEAFTKLIGNEELEKKVQSFISRIK, encoded by the coding sequence ATGATTGAAGTAATAAACATAATCAAATACTTTGATAACAGGGCGGTTTTAGATAACATAAGCTTTAGCGTTAAAAGAGGCGAAATATGTGGATACATCGGACCAAATGGTGCCGGAAAAACGACAACTATAAAAATTCTGATCGGGATGCTCAAACCATCCGGAGGCATAGCATATATAGATGGAATTAATGTAGTTGAGAATCCAACAGCTATAAAGAAAATAATTGGTTATGTTCCAGAATCAGGCGGTTTATTTGAAACTTTGACACCTGTTGAGTTCCTTACATTCGTTGGGCGAATTTACCAAATGAATAAGACAAGCATTGATAAGAAAATAAACGAACTCATGGAAATTTTTGAAATACATGAATACAAAAACGAACCGATGTTAAGTTTTTCAAAAGGGATGAAACAGAAAGTTGTATTGATCTCCGCACTTATGCACGACCCTAAAATCCTTTTTCTTGATGAACCATTAAATGGTCTTGACGCAAACGCAATTCAAGTTTTCAAGGAGATCATAAAAAAACTTGCTGAAATTGGCAGAACAATTTTTTATTCATCCCATCTGCTTGATGTAATTGAGAAGATCTGTGATAAACTTATAATAATCAATCGTGGCAAGATCATCGTCACTGGAACAGTAGAAGAGATATTGAAAATAACCAATGTATCCGATTTAAACGAAGCATTTACGAAGTTGATCGGAAATGAGGAGCTTGAAAAGAAAGTCCAAAGTTTCATTAGCAGGATAAAATAA
- a CDS encoding metallophosphoesterase — protein MTLLLSGLLLLIYLFLSIKVSNAVKQVANVNHKIVKFFAIIIPLYLLSYPLIGLVGYIGGFQSIISAFRFGNKILDVFFVYPFWFGLVFAIQTILPILVIDILKLIISPLVASVIQMKINFIYPRLIILLTITTALYSGIKIYKDTNSIELTTINLKLQIPPSLNGLKIVHISDIQADAKTQREKMEKYIKLVNSLEPDIVVFTGDIVTYGTTYIPIGVEMLSKIKSKFGLYSCIGDHDYWAGINFISSEMKKYGLKLYDNENTIIKIDSTTIGLTLVTNIYSKRPNNDELLNLASQNKADLKILITHQPSESLVKFAHENGYKIFLAGHTHGGQVVFSFFGYKLIPSKIETEYASGYYYVNSMLVNVNKGLGFTLAPIRFNAPAEVTLIKLSSQN, from the coding sequence ATGACATTGCTTTTGTCTGGACTTCTGCTTTTAATTTATTTATTTCTTTCAATTAAGGTATCAAACGCCGTTAAACAAGTTGCTAATGTGAACCATAAAATTGTTAAGTTTTTTGCTATAATTATTCCGCTTTATCTTCTCTCCTACCCGCTGATCGGTTTGGTTGGATATATAGGAGGTTTTCAAAGCATAATTTCTGCTTTTAGATTTGGAAATAAAATTCTTGATGTTTTCTTTGTCTATCCATTTTGGTTCGGGCTCGTCTTCGCAATTCAAACTATTTTACCAATACTCGTAATTGACATTCTAAAACTTATCATTTCCCCATTAGTTGCGTCAGTAATTCAGATGAAGATAAATTTCATCTATCCACGATTGATTATTTTGCTTACAATTACCACAGCTTTATATTCGGGAATAAAAATTTACAAAGACACTAATTCAATAGAGCTCACCACGATAAATTTAAAATTACAGATCCCACCCTCTTTAAACGGACTGAAGATAGTTCACATAAGCGACATCCAAGCTGATGCCAAAACTCAAAGAGAGAAGATGGAAAAGTATATAAAACTTGTAAATTCACTTGAGCCAGACATCGTCGTTTTCACAGGTGATATTGTCACTTACGGAACCACATATATACCTATCGGAGTTGAAATGCTTTCAAAAATAAAATCAAAATTTGGGCTTTATTCCTGCATCGGGGATCATGACTATTGGGCCGGGATTAATTTTATTTCAAGTGAAATGAAAAAGTATGGATTAAAATTATATGACAACGAAAACACAATCATAAAAATTGACAGCACAACGATTGGTTTGACCCTCGTAACAAATATCTACAGCAAACGCCCAAACAATGATGAACTTTTAAATCTTGCTTCCCAAAATAAAGCTGATCTTAAAATCTTAATAACACATCAACCGTCAGAAAGCCTTGTTAAATTTGCACATGAAAATGGTTATAAAATTTTTCTTGCTGGACACACCCATGGTGGTCAAGTTGTTTTTTCTTTTTTTGGTTATAAACTGATACCATCAAAAATTGAAACCGAATACGCTTCAGGTTATTACTATGTCAACTCAATGCTGGTAAATGTTAACAAAGGGCTCGGCTTTACACTCGCACCAATAAGATTTAACGCTCCAGCAGAGGTAACTTTAATAAAATTATCTTCACAAAATTAA
- a CDS encoding 3'(2'),5'-bisphosphate nucleotidase CysQ, with protein sequence MNLLKELEVAINASLEAGKILMRYFSEKNYNVRYKSKSGRGSPVTSADVESNEILKDRILSIFPNDGWLSEETVDDMARLEKQRVWIVDPLDGTNDFLKGIPEFAVSIALVEMNEPMLGVVYNPATKELYFGIKGKGSYLLRDYTEERLAFDSLDVYKNSLIQVKSSIESFDRVSIIVSRREIEQVDFIKDLIETFGVAKFIESIAYKIVNVAGGWADAVVSVFNKSEWDLAGAHLIAEEAGLKVTDSYGEKIFYNQRNVKRNGVIVASEELHDKILNFIRGTEKGRS encoded by the coding sequence ATGAATCTTCTGAAGGAACTTGAGGTAGCGATCAATGCTTCTCTTGAAGCTGGAAAAATTTTAATGCGCTATTTCAGTGAGAAAAATTATAATGTCAGATACAAAAGCAAATCAGGTCGCGGAAGTCCCGTCACAAGTGCTGATGTTGAATCAAATGAAATTTTGAAAGATAGAATTCTTTCCATTTTCCCAAATGATGGGTGGCTTTCGGAGGAAACGGTAGATGATATGGCAAGATTGGAAAAGCAAAGGGTTTGGATCGTTGATCCGCTTGATGGAACAAATGATTTTTTGAAAGGTATCCCTGAATTTGCGGTTTCAATTGCGCTTGTGGAGATGAACGAACCTATGCTTGGTGTGGTTTACAATCCAGCAACTAAAGAACTTTATTTTGGTATTAAGGGAAAAGGTTCATATCTATTGCGGGATTACACAGAAGAGAGGTTAGCATTTGATTCCTTGGATGTGTATAAAAATTCTTTGATACAAGTGAAGAGTTCAATTGAATCATTTGATAGAGTTTCAATTATCGTTAGCAGGAGGGAAATTGAGCAAGTTGATTTTATAAAAGATCTCATTGAAACATTTGGTGTTGCAAAGTTTATTGAAAGCATCGCGTACAAAATAGTGAATGTTGCAGGTGGTTGGGCGGATGCTGTCGTGAGTGTTTTTAACAAGAGCGAGTGGGATCTCGCAGGAGCTCATCTAATTGCAGAGGAAGCTGGTTTGAAAGTGACAGATTCATATGGAGAGAAAATTTTTTATAACCAGAGAAATGTCAAAAGAAATGGCGTTATAGTTGCAAGCGAGGAGTTACATGATAAAATTTTAAATTTCATCAGGGGAACAGAGAAGGGCAGAAGTTAA
- a CDS encoding MBL fold metallo-hydrolase, with the protein MLKLLLLLGVIFILSFRSMAYDGRDTLKAKYGSININGKFYNLDPNFKRGKFSVVFPFIAKRIFEAIFGGGNERKSCDFQIVKFDNKIYERRNPENKITWVGHSTFLVQMDGVNFITDPVFSDKVGPFNNKVGSRRYVPPAFEIERLPKIDFVIISHNHYDHLDIFSLKRIVELNPDVKIFVPLKVKKLLDSEGIGKNAVELDWWDEFEFKGLKIIFTPTQHFSGRWIDDSNETLWGGYVVIGRKRFYFGGDSGYFFGFKLIGEVFGPFDLVCLPIGSYEPAEMMRPVHMNPEEAVKAYLDLKGKIFCPMHWGTFDLSDERCDEPPNRLMNYVKKLKLDEGNFKVFKHGETLKW; encoded by the coding sequence ATGTTGAAGCTTCTGCTTCTTTTGGGCGTTATCTTTATACTTTCATTTCGTAGCATGGCATATGATGGAAGAGATACTTTAAAAGCTAAATACGGAAGCATAAATATAAATGGGAAATTTTACAATCTTGATCCAAACTTCAAGCGTGGGAAATTTTCCGTAGTTTTTCCATTTATTGCGAAAAGAATCTTTGAGGCTATATTTGGAGGTGGGAACGAGAGGAAAAGCTGTGATTTTCAGATTGTTAAATTTGATAATAAAATTTACGAACGAAGGAATCCCGAAAATAAAATAACTTGGGTTGGTCATTCAACATTTCTCGTTCAAATGGATGGTGTTAATTTCATTACGGATCCGGTTTTCAGCGATAAAGTTGGTCCGTTTAATAATAAAGTTGGTTCAAGAAGATATGTCCCGCCAGCTTTTGAAATTGAACGACTTCCCAAAATTGATTTTGTCATAATTTCTCATAATCATTATGACCATCTTGATATCTTTAGTTTGAAGAGGATTGTTGAGTTAAATCCCGATGTTAAAATTTTTGTGCCGTTGAAAGTAAAGAAGTTGCTTGATAGTGAAGGGATAGGGAAAAATGCTGTTGAGCTTGATTGGTGGGACGAGTTTGAGTTTAAAGGTTTAAAGATCATATTCACTCCGACACAACATTTTTCAGGTAGATGGATAGACGATTCAAATGAAACATTGTGGGGTGGATATGTCGTGATTGGAAGAAAAAGGTTTTATTTTGGTGGTGATTCTGGTTATTTCTTTGGTTTTAAATTAATTGGTGAAGTATTCGGTCCTTTTGATTTAGTTTGCCTTCCGATTGGATCTTATGAACCCGCTGAGATGATGAGACCAGTGCATATGAATCCAGAGGAGGCAGTTAAAGCTTATCTTGATTTGAAGGGAAAAATCTTTTGTCCAATGCATTGGGGAACTTTTGACTTGTCCGATGAGAGATGTGATGAGCCACCGAATAGGTTAATGAATTATGTTAAGAAGTTGAAACTTGATGAGGGTAATTTCAAGGTTTTCAAACACGGTGAGACGCTGAAATGGTAA
- a CDS encoding TonB-dependent receptor yields the protein MKKLLTFFFLFQIFAFSLLAQSKIKGYVFDNETGKPLPNANVYLENLPFGSATDQNGYFEITNVPAGRINIVASYVGYEKQRRIIDLAPETEISLTFYLKPTVLPSQTVVVTALIATERESPVVFSNLEKQKIKDFYTTQDVPILLSELPSVLSYSWSGNGIGYNYLNLRGFDQRRISVLVNGIPQNDPEDHGVYWLDMPDLLASAGSVQVQRGAGSAFYGPPAIGGSVNIITSNFSLEPKISFFTGYGSYNTKKHSIAINSGLIQNRYSLYSRLSYIATDGYREKSWARFPAYFFSATRYDENMTTQINLYGGPFEDHLVYRGIPKAWVKDKNKRRANLNYMDVTTRDDEIENFSQPHYELLHELRLNDRLIINNTLFYIRGVGFWDMDASWADTIYFRLSSPYALKYGFSVPSKNPGEAIARYFIDLNQWGWLPRLTLKHGNGELTVGAEFRIHRGLHWGKIVWAQNLPEKLPSDYKFYQYNGAKDIVSFYVHEFYRIKPELRIMASLQFVYNRYKLYDEKEFYDYVSRKWVSNDFSVPFYFLNPKIGISYDLTRNINIFGSFSITSREPSRRDLYDASDGYWYPWGKKPNFEVKPDGSYDFSKPLVKPERLFDVEFGGGYFTENYKFTANFYYMDFKDELVKSGQLNIFGDPIVGNAERTRHVGVELTAELKDLLIEGLEINGNATISRNRIIKHGVYVWKNPYTGESYSTPQRISLDGKRIAGFPDYIGSLRLSYRKEGLLVSILGKYVGDFYTDNFNLIPSNNVGKIDRKVDAYTVFDLTVGYKFDKVLGFKNVELKLQVNNLFNALYAASGVGDEFYPAAERNYFVSIGFEL from the coding sequence ATGAAGAAACTACTAACTTTCTTCTTTCTATTTCAAATCTTCGCGTTTTCCTTGCTCGCCCAAAGCAAAATAAAAGGTTATGTTTTTGATAATGAAACGGGCAAACCGCTTCCCAACGCAAATGTTTATTTGGAAAATTTACCTTTCGGCTCAGCAACTGATCAAAATGGTTATTTTGAAATAACTAATGTTCCAGCTGGAAGGATAAACATAGTTGCGAGTTATGTTGGTTATGAAAAACAAAGGAGAATAATTGATTTAGCACCTGAAACAGAGATAAGTTTGACTTTTTATCTCAAGCCTACCGTGCTTCCATCTCAAACTGTTGTCGTCACTGCCTTGATAGCAACGGAGCGGGAATCTCCAGTTGTTTTTTCAAATCTTGAAAAACAAAAGATAAAAGATTTTTACACGACGCAGGATGTGCCGATTTTACTTTCAGAGCTTCCATCTGTTTTATCTTATTCTTGGTCAGGAAATGGAATAGGATATAATTACTTAAATCTTCGTGGATTTGATCAGAGGCGAATTTCTGTTCTTGTAAATGGCATACCTCAAAATGATCCAGAGGACCATGGTGTATATTGGCTTGATATGCCAGATTTGCTTGCAAGCGCTGGAAGTGTGCAAGTTCAGCGCGGAGCTGGAAGCGCATTTTACGGTCCTCCAGCGATTGGTGGATCTGTTAATATCATAACTTCAAACTTTTCACTTGAGCCCAAAATTTCATTTTTCACAGGTTATGGAAGTTATAACACTAAAAAGCATTCAATTGCTATAAATTCTGGTTTGATTCAGAACAGGTACTCACTTTACAGTCGCCTTTCTTATATTGCGACCGATGGGTATAGGGAAAAATCATGGGCAAGATTTCCTGCGTACTTTTTCAGCGCGACAAGATATGACGAGAACATGACAACACAAATAAATCTTTATGGCGGACCGTTTGAAGATCACCTCGTTTATCGTGGTATTCCAAAGGCATGGGTTAAGGACAAGAACAAAAGAAGAGCAAACTTAAATTATATGGATGTCACCACAAGGGACGATGAAATTGAGAACTTCAGCCAGCCACACTATGAACTTTTGCATGAGTTAAGGTTGAACGATAGATTAATTATTAACAATACTTTGTTTTATATCCGAGGTGTTGGATTTTGGGATATGGACGCTTCTTGGGCTGATACAATTTATTTCCGTCTCTCAAGCCCATATGCTCTTAAATATGGTTTTTCAGTACCTTCAAAAAACCCAGGCGAAGCAATAGCGAGATATTTTATTGATTTGAATCAATGGGGATGGCTGCCGAGATTAACACTTAAACATGGGAATGGTGAATTAACAGTTGGTGCTGAATTCAGGATTCATAGAGGATTACATTGGGGCAAGATCGTCTGGGCACAAAATCTACCTGAGAAATTGCCAAGTGATTATAAATTTTATCAATATAACGGAGCAAAAGATATAGTTTCGTTTTATGTCCACGAGTTTTACAGAATTAAGCCAGAATTGAGGATAATGGCGAGTTTGCAGTTCGTTTACAACAGATACAAACTTTATGACGAAAAAGAGTTTTATGACTATGTTTCAAGAAAATGGGTAAGCAATGATTTCAGTGTTCCATTTTACTTCTTAAATCCAAAGATCGGCATAAGTTATGATTTGACGAGAAACATAAACATATTTGGAAGCTTCTCAATCACAAGTAGAGAGCCAAGCAGAAGAGACCTATATGATGCAAGCGATGGATATTGGTATCCATGGGGAAAGAAACCAAACTTTGAAGTGAAGCCCGATGGAAGTTATGATTTCTCAAAGCCGCTTGTTAAACCAGAACGACTCTTTGATGTTGAGTTTGGCGGAGGATATTTCACAGAGAATTATAAATTTACAGCAAACTTTTACTACATGGATTTCAAAGATGAACTCGTGAAAAGTGGACAATTAAATATATTTGGTGATCCCATTGTTGGAAACGCGGAAAGAACAAGACATGTTGGAGTTGAGTTGACAGCTGAATTGAAAGATTTATTAATTGAAGGGTTAGAGATAAATGGGAATGCAACGATAAGCAGAAACAGAATAATTAAACACGGTGTTTATGTTTGGAAAAATCCATATACTGGGGAATCATATTCAACTCCACAAAGAATTTCGCTTGATGGGAAGAGAATCGCTGGATTCCCAGATTATATTGGTTCCCTTAGGTTATCTTATAGAAAAGAAGGATTGTTGGTTTCAATTCTTGGAAAATATGTTGGTGATTTTTACACAGACAATTTCAATCTCATCCCATCAAACAATGTTGGAAAAATTGACAGAAAGGTTGATGCCTACACTGTGTTTGATCTGACGGTTGGATATAAGTTTGATAAAGTTTTAGGCTTTAAAAATGTTGAGTTAAAACTGCAAGTAAATAATCTTTTCAATGCGCTTTACGCCGCTTCTGGCGTTGGAGATGAATTTTATCCAGCTGCTGAGCGAAATTATTTTGTAAGTATTGGTTTTGAGTTATAA
- a CDS encoding thiamine diphosphokinase has product MKAILICNGDAPSRDFLMKILENYDSIACADGGANLAYKFKIQPDFIIGDLDSIEERVKNFFQGKGSEIILDTDQDSTDIEKSVKFLINRGYTSIDIVSALGDRIDHNLGNLSVLVNYHRKAKLRIIWEDGEVFFATDKFSFEVNKGDVISLIPLGRKALISKTIGLKFKLKNESLVFSGRGVSNVAVANRVSIYVKRGGVFVIRKIIRQKL; this is encoded by the coding sequence TTGAAAGCAATTCTTATATGCAACGGTGATGCACCATCTCGTGATTTTTTAATGAAGATACTGGAGAATTACGATTCCATAGCTTGTGCGGATGGTGGTGCGAATCTAGCTTATAAATTTAAAATTCAACCCGATTTCATAATTGGTGATCTTGACTCAATTGAGGAAAGAGTAAAAAATTTTTTTCAGGGAAAGGGAAGCGAGATCATACTGGATACAGATCAAGATAGCACAGACATTGAAAAATCTGTTAAGTTTTTAATTAATCGTGGGTATACAAGTATTGACATAGTTTCTGCGCTCGGGGATAGAATTGATCATAACCTCGGAAATTTAAGCGTCCTTGTAAATTACCACAGAAAAGCAAAATTGAGAATAATTTGGGAAGATGGAGAGGTATTCTTCGCAACGGATAAATTTTCGTTTGAAGTAAACAAAGGTGATGTAATTTCGCTTATCCCGCTTGGTAGGAAAGCGCTCATTTCAAAAACGATAGGTTTGAAATTTAAGTTAAAGAACGAAAGTTTGGTTTTCAGCGGTAGAGGTGTAAGTAATGTTGCAGTGGCAAATAGAGTTTCAATTTATGTTAAGCGAGGAGGTGTTTTCGTTATAAGAAAAATAATTAGACAAAAGCTATGA